Proteins found in one Brachyspira murdochii DSM 12563 genomic segment:
- a CDS encoding NAD(P)-dependent alcohol dehydrogenase, whose translation MKKAILITILSILYVLSCNNSSNAQTSINIENNNQNSYSNIIYNQELKKSPINIQTNANGRVKSRGFAAVSANMDFKYHEFTRHAVGENDVLIEILYAGICHSDIHVVEGKSSSNPLVVGHEIVGRVVQVGSKASKFKVGDFAGVGCMVNSCGQCESCLNNLEQYCLNRAVYTYGSRDRFHSNEITQGGYSDNIVVSENFAILIPDNAELDKAAPLLCAGITTYSPIKDMNVKKGEKIGIAGFGGLGYMAVKYAVKLGAEVTVFDITEDKREDALNMGAVKYVNVNNAEDLKNVNNTLNYIISTIPSYYDVNMYMRMLKRGGTMCLLGLPRTSKMPTLTAMIGQHGSKKLFGSLIGGIKETQEMLNYSIENNIYPTVEIIKADAQTIKEAYKKVIDGKVKFRYVIDMRTITK comes from the coding sequence ATGAAAAAAGCTATATTAATAACTATACTCTCAATATTGTATGTACTGTCATGCAATAATTCATCAAATGCTCAAACAAGCATAAATATTGAAAATAATAATCAAAATAGCTATTCTAATATAATTTATAATCAGGAACTAAAAAAATCCCCAATCAATATACAAACCAATGCAAATGGAAGAGTAAAATCAAGAGGATTTGCAGCAGTTTCAGCCAATATGGACTTTAAATATCATGAGTTTACAAGACATGCCGTTGGAGAAAATGATGTACTAATAGAAATACTTTATGCAGGAATATGCCATAGTGATATACATGTTGTTGAAGGTAAATCAAGCAGCAATCCGCTTGTAGTGGGACATGAAATAGTAGGAAGAGTTGTACAAGTAGGAAGTAAAGCATCAAAATTTAAAGTTGGAGATTTTGCTGGCGTAGGCTGTATGGTAAACTCATGCGGACAATGTGAAAGCTGCTTGAATAATTTGGAACAGTATTGTTTAAATAGAGCGGTTTATACTTATGGTTCAAGGGATAGATTTCATAGCAATGAGATAACTCAAGGAGGATACTCTGACAATATAGTAGTATCTGAAAACTTTGCAATACTTATACCAGATAATGCCGAACTTGATAAAGCTGCTCCTCTCCTTTGTGCAGGTATCACTACTTATTCACCTATAAAAGATATGAATGTGAAAAAGGGAGAAAAAATAGGTATTGCAGGATTTGGAGGACTTGGCTATATGGCAGTAAAATATGCTGTAAAACTAGGTGCTGAAGTTACAGTTTTTGACATCACAGAAGATAAAAGAGAGGACGCTTTAAATATGGGGGCAGTAAAATACGTTAATGTAAATAATGCAGAAGACTTAAAAAATGTTAATAATACTCTTAATTATATTATAAGCACAATACCATCATACTATGACGTAAACATGTATATGCGTATGCTAAAAAGAGGCGGTACTATGTGTTTATTAGGGCTTCCTAGAACTTCAAAAATGCCTACACTTACTGCTATGATAGGTCAACATGGCAGTAAGAAATTATTCGGCTCTTTAATAGGCGGAATAAAAGAAACTCAGGAAATGCTTAACTATTCTATAGAAAATAATATTTATCCTACAGTTGAGATAATAAAAGCTGATGCTCAAACTATAAAAGAAGCATACAAAAAAGTTATAGACGGAAAGGTAAAATTTAGATATGTAATAGACATGCGTACTATAACCAAATAA